The Hyphomonas sediminis genome contains a region encoding:
- a CDS encoding phasin family protein: MAKKTTKTAARTKAEAAGKAIEAHSTEMAYKIWLAGVGAYGKAYDTALAGATVVNKQSAEVFEDLVKRGAAIEHDVRARLAGNEGFTKATGNVAKAVETAREFQSKAQTQFEARMERMRDLLGVKGLGTAREAFARRVDKLEDEVASVTAKARAKANDLHLKERIARLTTEIEAVASETGADVAKTAKRVATRASKAVKAAMEPLEAEAADDLTQITGIGPAMAKKLNAAGITRFAQLAAMKKAELEALDAEIGARGRVLKGEWAKQAKNLAS, encoded by the coding sequence ATGGCCAAGAAAACCACCAAAACCGCCGCCCGCACCAAAGCAGAGGCCGCAGGCAAGGCAATCGAGGCGCACTCCACCGAGATGGCGTACAAGATCTGGCTCGCCGGCGTCGGCGCCTATGGCAAAGCCTACGACACCGCCCTTGCTGGCGCGACCGTCGTGAACAAGCAGTCTGCCGAAGTCTTCGAAGACCTCGTCAAGCGCGGCGCCGCCATCGAGCATGACGTTCGCGCCCGCCTCGCAGGCAATGAGGGTTTCACCAAGGCTACCGGCAATGTTGCCAAGGCCGTCGAGACAGCCCGCGAGTTCCAGTCGAAAGCGCAAACCCAGTTTGAAGCCCGCATGGAGCGCATGCGCGACCTGCTCGGCGTCAAAGGTCTCGGTACGGCGCGTGAAGCCTTCGCCCGCCGCGTCGATAAGCTGGAAGATGAAGTCGCCAGCGTCACGGCAAAAGCCCGCGCCAAGGCAAACGATCTTCACCTGAAAGAGCGTATCGCCCGCCTCACCACCGAAATCGAAGCTGTTGCTTCGGAAACCGGCGCGGACGTTGCCAAGACTGCCAAACGCGTCGCCACCCGCGCTTCCAAGGCTGTGAAAGCCGCCATGGAGCCGCTGGAAGCGGAAGCGGCAGACGACCTGACGCAGATCACCGGCATCGGTCCGGCGATGGCGAAAAAACTGAATGCTGCCGGCATCACGCGCTTTGCACAGCTGGCCGCTATGAAAAAGGCCGAGCTTGAAGCGCTCGACGCAGAGATCGGCGCCCGTGGCCGCGTGCTGAAGGGCGAATGGGCGAAGCAGGCAAAGAACCTCGCCAGCTAA
- a CDS encoding alpha/beta fold hydrolase produces the protein MTSPKDEIARNAAENTAALNPLLGGFNRQELLGAVAMMLRSTMTNPVTTAKMVGKITNENTQILLGKSTRAADKKDRRFKDPAWEHNPFYKRGMQAYLATQEHLHNWVNEVQMGELEQARAKFVMGMITDAMAPTNTLVGNPAATKRVVDSGGLSLLKGMKNLYDDLTKNGGLPAQVDKRPFKVGENLATSKGQVVWKNEMLELIQYQPLTEKVHKTPILIIPPQINKFYAMDLTPMTSMVQFLLAMEQQTFVISWRNPTKKHKDWSLADYIDSLIQASEVVRKITKSPKLNVSGACSGGITTATFASLLAAAGDKRINSLTFMVCVLNPQRDDSDIGQIVSDGSLEIARKYSKSRGILKGDDLARMFAWMRPNDLIWNYVVNNYLMGEDPPPYDVLYWNNDTTNLPAQLHSDYLDVALQQPFDNPGTVEVAGHMADLSKVTADAFVVAGVTDHITPWKACYRTPALLGSKNVEFILSSSGHLQSLINPPGNPKAKYFRGTEIKPTADEWAANAQEQAGSWWPLWGQWLKERSGPLKIAPKELGNEAFPPIYAAPGRYVFND, from the coding sequence GTGACGTCGCCTAAAGACGAAATCGCCCGAAATGCGGCCGAAAACACCGCTGCACTGAACCCGCTGCTTGGCGGCTTCAACCGGCAGGAACTGCTTGGCGCCGTCGCCATGATGCTGCGCTCGACCATGACCAATCCGGTCACCACCGCAAAGATGGTTGGCAAGATCACCAACGAAAACACCCAAATCCTGCTGGGTAAGTCGACCCGCGCGGCCGACAAGAAAGACCGCCGCTTCAAGGACCCCGCCTGGGAACACAATCCCTTCTACAAGCGTGGCATGCAGGCTTACCTTGCCACGCAGGAACACCTCCACAACTGGGTAAACGAAGTTCAGATGGGGGAGCTGGAGCAGGCGCGTGCCAAATTCGTCATGGGCATGATCACCGATGCGATGGCGCCCACCAATACCCTGGTCGGAAATCCTGCCGCCACGAAACGCGTCGTGGACTCTGGCGGCCTGTCTCTGCTCAAGGGCATGAAAAACCTGTATGACGACCTCACCAAGAATGGCGGCCTCCCGGCTCAGGTGGACAAACGCCCCTTCAAGGTCGGTGAGAACCTGGCCACGTCAAAAGGGCAGGTGGTCTGGAAAAACGAGATGCTCGAGCTGATCCAGTATCAGCCGCTGACGGAAAAGGTCCACAAGACCCCGATCCTGATCATCCCCCCACAGATCAACAAGTTCTACGCCATGGACCTGACGCCGATGACGTCCATGGTCCAGTTCCTGCTCGCCATGGAACAGCAGACCTTCGTTATCTCCTGGCGCAATCCCACGAAGAAGCACAAGGATTGGAGCCTGGCCGACTATATCGACAGCCTGATCCAGGCGAGCGAAGTCGTCCGCAAAATTACCAAATCGCCCAAGCTTAACGTCTCCGGCGCCTGCTCGGGCGGCATCACCACCGCCACCTTCGCCAGCCTTCTTGCCGCCGCCGGCGACAAGCGCATCAACTCGCTCACCTTCATGGTCTGCGTGCTGAACCCGCAGCGGGACGACAGCGATATCGGTCAGATCGTTTCCGATGGCAGCCTCGAAATCGCGCGGAAATATTCAAAGTCACGCGGCATCCTGAAGGGCGATGACCTTGCCCGTATGTTCGCCTGGATGCGTCCGAACGACCTCATCTGGAACTATGTCGTCAACAACTACCTCATGGGCGAAGATCCGCCGCCCTATGATGTGCTCTACTGGAATAACGACACGACCAATCTTCCGGCCCAGCTCCATTCGGACTATCTGGATGTGGCCCTCCAGCAGCCATTCGATAATCCGGGCACGGTAGAGGTTGCGGGCCATATGGCAGACCTCAGCAAGGTTACGGCAGATGCGTTTGTCGTCGCAGGCGTGACCGATCACATCACGCCCTGGAAAGCCTGCTACCGCACGCCCGCGCTGCTCGGCTCGAAGAATGTCGAGTTCATTCTCTCCTCCAGCGGCCACCTGCAATCCCTGATCAATCCGCCGGGCAATCCGAAGGCGAAGTATTTCCGCGGAACGGAAATCAAGCCGACGGCGGATGAATGGGCCGCAAATGCGCAGGAGCAGGCCGGTTCCTGGTGGCCGCTCTGGGGGCAGTGGCTGAAAGAGCGCTCCGGTCCCCTGAAAATAGCACCTAAAGAGCTTGGCAACGAGGCCTTTCCGCCCATTTATGCGGCGCCCGGCCGCTACGTCTTCAACGACTGA
- a CDS encoding alpha/beta fold hydrolase — protein MSSGTREPVITMEDVDGILLRAAYWPLEGREGGRPLVFFNGIGANLELASGLGNMFPDRAILTLDVPGVGLSPVTQWPYRHWMLARWIRKLVDRFGIDEMDVMGVSWGGALAQQFAFQYRSRVKRLILCATTAGVTMVPGRPASLTKMVDTRRYTDPEFMRENFAALYGDLADPSADSHISNLLPPDPKGYLYQLLAFAGWSSLPFIRFLKMPALVIMGDEDSIVPLANGHILNFALPDSRLRVIEGGGHLFLVTRSEETADIIREFFDEDEMALSPAA, from the coding sequence ATGTCGTCTGGAACACGCGAACCTGTCATCACGATGGAGGATGTCGATGGCATCCTCCTGCGCGCGGCCTACTGGCCGCTGGAGGGGCGGGAAGGCGGGCGTCCGCTGGTCTTCTTCAACGGGATCGGCGCCAATCTGGAGCTTGCCTCCGGCCTCGGAAACATGTTCCCGGACCGCGCCATTCTCACGCTGGATGTGCCCGGCGTCGGCCTCAGTCCGGTCACCCAATGGCCCTATCGCCACTGGATGCTCGCCCGCTGGATCCGCAAATTGGTGGACCGGTTCGGCATCGATGAAATGGATGTGATGGGCGTCTCCTGGGGCGGCGCGCTGGCCCAGCAGTTCGCCTTCCAGTATCGCAGCCGCGTCAAGCGCCTCATCCTATGTGCCACCACCGCCGGCGTCACCATGGTGCCCGGCCGCCCGGCCTCGCTCACCAAGATGGTCGACACGCGCCGCTACACCGATCCCGAATTCATGCGCGAGAATTTTGCGGCCCTCTATGGCGACCTGGCGGACCCGTCGGCCGACAGCCATATCAGCAACCTGCTGCCGCCGGACCCCAAGGGCTATCTCTACCAGCTTCTGGCCTTTGCCGGCTGGTCCAGCCTGCCGTTCATCCGTTTCCTGAAGATGCCGGCGCTGGTCATCATGGGAGACGAGGACTCCATCGTGCCTCTCGCCAATGGCCACATCCTGAACTTCGCGCTGCCCGATTCCCGCCTGCGCGTCATTGAAGGTGGCGGTCACCTGTTCCTGGTGACGCGCTCGGAAGAGACGGCGGATATCATCCGCGAATTCTTCGATGAGGACGAGATGGCCCTGTCGCCAGCTGCCTGA
- the phoU gene encoding phosphate signaling complex protein PhoU: MSDHIVSAYSDELDRLSSDIMRMGGIVETMITDSCRSLSANDPILSKEVIARDPQVDVIEAEIEKQIVSLIARRQPMGHDLRMILSALKISNEMERIGDLSKNIAKRSLRLDDHVSMEMRNAVLRMSRPVARQLNEVLDAYATGNSVLARNVWASDDDIDQHYNAVFREMLTYLIEDPRRITAGAHMLFIAKNLERMGDHCTNIAEFVYYQATGDYLSATDRPKLDQV, encoded by the coding sequence ATGTCGGATCATATCGTTTCTGCCTATTCGGATGAGCTGGACCGGCTCTCCTCGGATATCATGCGTATGGGCGGCATCGTCGAAACGATGATCACCGACTCCTGCCGCTCGCTGAGCGCCAATGATCCGATCCTGTCGAAAGAGGTTATCGCGCGCGATCCCCAGGTGGACGTGATCGAAGCTGAGATCGAAAAGCAGATTGTCAGCCTCATCGCCCGCCGCCAACCGATGGGGCATGACCTGCGCATGATCCTCTCGGCACTGAAGATTTCCAATGAGATGGAGCGCATTGGCGACCTCTCCAAGAACATCGCCAAACGCTCCCTGCGGCTGGATGATCATGTCAGCATGGAAATGCGCAACGCGGTGCTGCGCATGTCGCGCCCTGTAGCGCGCCAGCTGAACGAAGTGCTTGATGCCTATGCCACCGGTAACTCCGTGCTCGCGCGGAATGTCTGGGCATCGGATGATGACATCGACCAGCATTATAACGCGGTGTTCCGCGAAATGCTGACCTACCTGATTGAAGATCCGCGCCGCATCACCGCTGGCGCGCACATGCTCTTTATAGCGAAGAACCTGGAACGGATGGGCGATCATTGCACCAATATCGCCGAGTTTGTCTATTACCAGGCAACGGGGGACTATCTGTCTGCCACGGATCGGCCAAAGCTGGACCAGGTATGA
- the phoB gene encoding phosphate regulon transcriptional regulator PhoB, protein MKPYVLVAEDESAVSELLLYNLRREDYDVAVAADGEEALMMIEERAPDLLLLDWMLPKVSGIEICRRVRATGVNPNLPIIMLTARGEESDRIRGLDTGADDYVTKPFSTTELMARVRAVLRRIRPGLKEDRLSVGDIEIDRVAHRVSRGGADIHLGPTEFRLLDYFMQHPGRVFSREQLLDTVWGSDVYVEARTVDVHVGRLRKALRQEGGDDPIRTVRSAGYALRAD, encoded by the coding sequence ATGAAACCCTATGTGCTTGTCGCAGAAGACGAAAGCGCTGTCTCGGAGCTCCTGCTCTACAATTTGCGCCGCGAAGACTACGATGTCGCCGTTGCCGCGGATGGTGAGGAGGCTCTGATGATGATCGAGGAGCGCGCTCCCGATCTTCTCCTGCTCGACTGGATGCTGCCAAAGGTCAGCGGCATCGAAATCTGCCGCCGCGTGCGGGCCACAGGCGTCAACCCGAACCTTCCGATCATCATGCTTACCGCGCGTGGCGAGGAGAGCGACCGGATCCGCGGGCTTGATACGGGTGCTGACGATTACGTCACCAAGCCCTTTTCGACCACCGAGCTGATGGCGCGTGTTCGCGCGGTTCTGCGCCGCATTCGCCCCGGCCTCAAGGAAGACCGTCTTTCGGTCGGCGATATCGAGATCGACCGTGTTGCCCACCGTGTTTCGCGCGGCGGCGCAGACATCCATCTCGGCCCGACGGAATTCCGCCTGCTCGACTATTTCATGCAACATCCTGGTCGCGTTTTCTCACGCGAACAGCTGCTTGATACAGTCTGGGGCTCGGATGTGTATGTCGAGGCGCGTACGGTGGACGTGCATGTCGGCCGCCTGCGCAAGGCGCTCCGTCAGGAAGGCGGGGACGACCCGATCCGTACGGTTCGTTCGGCAGGTTACGCGCTCCGCGCAGACTGA
- a CDS encoding AMP-binding protein, translating into MQQSMIPLVPAPLEYKPQRTRTDMFSALIRASREFGVNRAILVDGDERELSYKEIIRGAFALGSALKKGTRKGEAVAIMLPSGAGAVIAFYAVSAYGRVPAMLNFTAGARNLKAALKAAKVKRVVTAHKFVELGGLEELIGELSKVAEIVYLEDVRENLSLGNKLSAVAGMILPGMVAAKPNYKKPGVILFTSGTEGEPKGVVLSHENIMANVEQVRAHIGLGPDTDILFNPLPTFHCFGLTVGAVLPLVAGIKVLFHPSPLQPKEIVRRIKESGATLLLATDTFISQYARTANDGDLDSIRLAVCGAERVKDETRNYVRRKFNIEILEGYGVTESSPVAAANKWEDNRPGTVGVLMAEMETRLVPVEGIPDGGRLHIRGPNVMMGYVRATNPGVIERLIDGWHDTGDIVAFDEDGFIRILGRVKRFAKIGGEMVSLAVVENCAAAVWPDNMHAAVTLPDPKKGEQVILLTDAPEASRDAVLIWAQRHGVPEISVPRRVFKVDGIPVLGTGKVDYTSVRIQAEKLMND; encoded by the coding sequence ATGCAACAATCGATGATCCCGCTGGTGCCCGCGCCGCTGGAGTATAAGCCGCAGCGCACCCGGACCGACATGTTTTCCGCGCTCATTCGCGCCTCGCGCGAGTTTGGCGTTAACCGCGCCATCCTCGTTGACGGCGACGAGCGGGAACTCAGCTACAAGGAAATCATCCGCGGCGCATTTGCACTGGGCAGCGCCCTGAAGAAGGGCACGCGCAAGGGCGAAGCGGTGGCCATCATGCTGCCCTCCGGCGCCGGCGCGGTGATCGCGTTCTATGCCGTATCCGCCTATGGCCGCGTGCCCGCCATGCTGAACTTCACCGCCGGCGCGCGGAACCTGAAAGCCGCGCTGAAGGCGGCGAAGGTGAAACGCGTGGTGACGGCGCACAAATTCGTCGAGCTGGGCGGGCTGGAAGAATTGATCGGCGAACTCTCGAAGGTTGCCGAAATCGTCTATCTGGAGGACGTGCGCGAGAACCTGTCGCTCGGCAACAAGCTGTCGGCGGTGGCGGGCATGATTTTGCCCGGCATGGTGGCGGCCAAGCCAAACTACAAAAAGCCGGGCGTGATCCTGTTCACCTCGGGCACCGAGGGCGAGCCCAAGGGCGTGGTGCTCAGCCATGAGAACATCATGGCGAATGTAGAACAGGTGCGCGCGCATATCGGACTGGGGCCGGACACAGACATCCTGTTCAATCCGCTACCGACCTTCCATTGCTTCGGACTGACCGTGGGCGCCGTACTGCCGCTGGTGGCGGGCATCAAGGTATTGTTCCACCCCTCACCGCTGCAGCCGAAGGAAATCGTGCGGCGCATCAAGGAGAGCGGGGCAACGCTGCTGCTGGCGACCGACACATTCATCTCGCAATATGCCCGCACGGCCAATGATGGCGATCTCGACAGCATTCGCCTTGCCGTCTGCGGCGCAGAACGCGTGAAGGACGAAACGCGCAACTATGTGCGCCGCAAATTCAATATCGAGATCCTCGAAGGATATGGCGTAACCGAAAGCTCTCCGGTAGCGGCGGCCAACAAGTGGGAGGATAACCGTCCGGGAACGGTGGGTGTTTTGATGGCCGAGATGGAGACCAGGCTGGTCCCCGTGGAGGGCATTCCCGATGGCGGACGCCTGCACATCCGGGGCCCGAACGTGATGATGGGCTATGTGCGCGCGACAAACCCCGGTGTGATCGAGCGACTGATCGATGGCTGGCACGACACGGGCGATATCGTGGCCTTCGACGAAGATGGCTTCATCCGAATTCTTGGCCGCGTGAAACGCTTCGCCAAGATTGGCGGTGAGATGGTCTCTCTGGCCGTGGTCGAAAATTGCGCCGCTGCTGTGTGGCCGGACAATATGCACGCTGCCGTCACCCTGCCCGACCCCAAAAAGGGCGAACAGGTGATCCTGCTGACGGACGCCCCCGAGGCGAGCCGCGACGCCGTGCTGATCTGGGCGCAGCGCCATGGCGTGCCGGAAATTTCCGTGCCGAGACGGGTTTTCAAGGTCGATGGAATCCCGGTTCTGGGTACCGGCAAGGTGGACTACACCTCGGTTCGCATCCAGGCCGAGAAGCTGATGAACGACTGA
- a CDS encoding TetR/AcrR family transcriptional regulator translates to MKTRDRILQVSLLLFNEEGEAQLSSVDIANALEISPGNLYYHFKGKDAIIRALYDRFEEEMRVILRGSSGGVASIDDNWVYIYILLEEIYDFRFFYRDLAGLLARYPDLAGRFRSLIAEKRQTILRILEDLAKLDAIDIDPRLKDPLTDQIITTLTFWLAGDALSRETHDGPALIHKTVFQVMCLIVPYMGAAGPAALGDMIRHFEETKS, encoded by the coding sequence ATGAAAACACGCGACCGTATCCTTCAGGTGAGCCTGCTCCTCTTCAATGAAGAAGGAGAAGCGCAGCTTTCGTCTGTCGATATTGCCAACGCGCTCGAGATAAGTCCGGGTAACCTCTATTATCACTTCAAGGGCAAGGACGCGATTATCCGAGCCTTATATGACCGGTTTGAAGAGGAGATGCGCGTTATCCTGCGCGGCTCCAGCGGGGGCGTTGCCTCGATCGACGACAACTGGGTTTACATCTACATCCTGCTGGAAGAGATATACGACTTCCGCTTCTTCTACCGGGATCTGGCGGGGCTTCTGGCCCGCTATCCCGACCTGGCCGGACGCTTCCGCAGCCTGATTGCCGAGAAGCGCCAGACCATTCTCCGTATCCTCGAAGACCTTGCGAAGCTGGACGCCATCGACATCGACCCTCGCCTGAAGGATCCGCTTACGGATCAGATCATCACCACGCTGACCTTCTGGCTGGCGGGGGATGCCCTCTCCCGGGAAACCCATGACGGCCCTGCCCTGATCCACAAGACCGTGTTTCAGGTGATGTGCCTCATCGTGCCCTATATGGGCGCGGCAGGGCCTGCCGCGCTGGGCGACATGATCCGTCATTTCGAGGAAACAAAGTCCTGA
- a CDS encoding dienelactone hydrolase family protein codes for MSAVEYQVDGKTYEGWFVMPEGKTNVPVVAIAHAWGGLTDNEKQKAGIVAKEFGYAAFAMDVYGKGKRGTTVEECQALMNPLAGDRAELQKRLAGGLAAAKAQAGVDASKAAAIGFCFGGLSVLDMARAGHDVIGVASFHGLLGAAPNIAEPKIKAKVLIEHGWLDPMAPPEDVLAIAKEFHGADWQLHAHGHAYHSFTTQGANNKEMGTIYDADADRRSFAYLKTFLAELFA; via the coding sequence ATGAGCGCAGTCGAATATCAGGTGGACGGCAAGACCTATGAAGGCTGGTTCGTCATGCCCGAAGGCAAGACGAATGTTCCCGTGGTGGCAATTGCCCATGCCTGGGGCGGCCTGACGGACAATGAAAAGCAGAAGGCCGGCATCGTGGCGAAAGAGTTCGGCTATGCCGCGTTCGCCATGGACGTTTATGGCAAGGGCAAGCGCGGCACGACCGTGGAAGAATGCCAGGCGCTGATGAACCCGCTGGCTGGCGACCGCGCCGAGCTTCAGAAACGCCTTGCGGGCGGCCTTGCCGCAGCGAAGGCGCAGGCGGGTGTGGACGCTTCGAAAGCGGCTGCGATCGGCTTCTGCTTCGGCGGTCTCTCCGTACTCGACATGGCCCGCGCAGGGCATGACGTGATCGGCGTTGCCTCATTCCACGGCCTGCTGGGCGCAGCGCCCAACATTGCCGAGCCGAAGATCAAGGCGAAGGTTCTGATCGAGCATGGCTGGCTCGACCCTATGGCGCCGCCGGAAGACGTGCTGGCGATTGCCAAGGAGTTCCACGGCGCAGACTGGCAGCTGCACGCGCATGGCCACGCCTACCACTCCTTCACGACGCAGGGCGCCAACAACAAGGAAATGGGCACGATTTACGACGCCGACGCCGACCGTCGCAGCTTTGCCTACCTGAAGACGTTCCTCGCAGAACTCTTCGCTTAA
- the pstB gene encoding phosphate ABC transporter ATP-binding protein PstB: MDTDHTPQQAAGTVLAPAADAPPAPPPRIDCRDIRVFYGETQAIHGVSMEFPDRAVTALIGPSGCGKSTFLRCLNRMNDTIESCRVEGQILMDGQDINDHSIDAVLLRSRVGMVFQKPNPFPKSIYDNIAYGPRIHGLAASRDDLDAIVEKSLRRAGLWEEVKDRLSAPGTSLSGGQQQRLCIARAIAVRPEVILMDEPCSALDPVATARIEELIDELRKRYCIVIVTHSMQQAARVSQRTAFFHLGNLIEIGETEQIFTNPREKRTEDYITGRFG, translated from the coding sequence ATGGATACGGATCACACGCCGCAGCAGGCCGCCGGCACAGTGCTGGCCCCGGCAGCAGACGCGCCGCCCGCGCCGCCGCCGCGCATCGATTGCCGCGATATTCGCGTGTTTTATGGTGAGACGCAGGCCATCCACGGCGTGTCGATGGAGTTCCCGGATCGCGCGGTGACCGCGCTCATCGGCCCTTCGGGTTGTGGCAAGTCCACCTTCCTGCGCTGCCTGAACCGGATGAACGACACGATCGAGAGCTGCCGTGTCGAAGGCCAGATCCTTATGGATGGTCAGGACATCAATGATCATTCCATCGACGCCGTGCTCCTGCGCTCGCGCGTTGGCATGGTGTTCCAGAAGCCGAACCCGTTCCCCAAGTCGATCTACGACAACATTGCCTACGGCCCCCGCATCCATGGCCTCGCCGCCAGCCGGGATGATCTCGACGCAATCGTCGAAAAATCCCTGCGCCGCGCCGGCCTTTGGGAAGAGGTGAAGGACCGCCTCAGCGCGCCGGGCACTAGTCTATCGGGCGGCCAGCAACAGCGTCTCTGCATTGCGCGCGCGATTGCCGTGCGCCCTGAAGTCATCTTGATGGACGAACCCTGCTCGGCGCTCGACCCGGTCGCCACTGCGCGTATTGAGGAACTCATCGACGAGCTCCGCAAGCGCTACTGCATCGTCATCGTTACGCACTCGATGCAGCAGGCTGCCCGCGTCAGCCAGCGCACGGCCTTTTTCCATCTCGGGAATCTGATTGAAATCGGTGAGACGGAACAGATCTTCACGAATCCGCGCGAAAAGCGGACGGAAGATTACATCACCGGCCGGTTCGGCTGA
- the pstA gene encoding phosphate ABC transporter permease PstA: MTDQTASPLSTPAAIKRLKRRRAADVRFRYYGMGAILLALSALVLLALSIGSQAISAATYNVVRYEISLDPAIVAPPGEDTPEDIARNVDGFWELARDNLLATFPEEDADRASRTELSEFITRLAVLPTARNVAAHPQLIGHSIKLTAPLNDDLDLYLKGQAVPERRVKAGAISTVTPDEAGFATLTGQGAFKPVQTAMATLESEGVDLSQGSVLLTAGRATGRLTGIEAGNARIELLTGSLDAFTGASATARIIALPEAQRTVSDRQIAWTLALKDMGRISRVPRWTLLTNSDSTYPELAGGLAALVGSLLTMVVTALVAIPIGVLAAVYLEEFAPKNRLTDFIEVNINNLAAVPSIVFGLLGAAVYLNFLGMPRSAPLVGGLVLALMTFPVVIIASRAALKAVPPSVRSGALAIGASQMQTVFHHVLPLAAPGIFTGAILGMARALGETAPLLLIGMVAFVGDVPKGPTDESTVMPVLIYSWSNNAERAWEPMTSAMIVVLLAVLLLMNGLVVFLRRRYERRW, from the coding sequence ATGACTGATCAGACAGCCTCTCCTCTCTCCACGCCAGCGGCCATCAAGCGCCTGAAGCGCCGGCGCGCGGCCGATGTGCGCTTCCGTTATTACGGCATGGGCGCGATCCTGCTGGCGCTCAGCGCGCTGGTGCTGCTTGCTCTGTCGATTGGCTCTCAGGCAATCTCGGCGGCGACCTACAATGTCGTGCGCTACGAAATCTCGTTAGATCCGGCCATCGTGGCGCCGCCGGGTGAAGACACGCCCGAAGACATTGCGCGCAACGTCGATGGCTTCTGGGAACTGGCGCGGGATAACCTGCTGGCAACATTCCCGGAGGAGGACGCCGACCGCGCAAGCCGGACGGAACTTTCGGAATTCATTACGCGACTGGCCGTCCTGCCCACCGCCCGGAATGTTGCTGCCCATCCCCAGCTGATCGGGCACAGCATTAAGCTGACTGCTCCGCTTAATGACGACCTGGACCTTTACCTCAAAGGCCAGGCAGTGCCCGAACGCCGCGTGAAAGCAGGCGCAATATCTACCGTAACGCCCGATGAAGCAGGCTTCGCCACGCTGACCGGGCAGGGCGCCTTCAAGCCGGTGCAAACAGCAATGGCGACGCTGGAGAGCGAAGGCGTTGACCTCAGCCAGGGATCCGTCCTGCTCACAGCAGGCCGGGCGACGGGACGCCTCACGGGCATTGAAGCCGGAAACGCCCGCATCGAGCTGCTCACAGGTTCGCTGGACGCCTTCACGGGCGCTTCGGCCACCGCGCGCATCATCGCGCTGCCCGAAGCCCAGCGCACTGTTTCAGATCGGCAGATCGCCTGGACGCTCGCCTTGAAAGACATGGGCCGCATTTCCCGCGTGCCGCGCTGGACACTGCTGACGAATTCGGACTCGACCTATCCGGAACTCGCCGGTGGTCTCGCCGCACTTGTCGGCTCTCTGCTCACGATGGTCGTCACAGCGCTTGTCGCCATTCCGATTGGCGTGCTGGCAGCGGTCTACCTTGAAGAGTTCGCGCCGAAGAACCGGCTGACGGACTTCATCGAGGTCAACATCAACAACTTGGCCGCCGTTCCGTCGATTGTCTTTGGCCTGCTTGGTGCGGCGGTTTATCTGAACTTCCTAGGCATGCCCCGATCCGCGCCCTTGGTGGGCGGGCTTGTTCTGGCGCTGATGACGTTCCCGGTTGTGATCATCGCCTCGCGCGCAGCGTTGAAAGCCGTGCCGCCATCGGTACGGTCGGGCGCGCTCGCCATCGGCGCTTCGCAGATGCAGACGGTGTTCCACCACGTTCTGCCGCTTGCTGCGCCGGGCATCTTTACAGGCGCTATTCTCGGCATGGCCCGCGCGCTGGGTGAAACCGCGCCGCTGCTGCTCATCGGCATGGTCGCTTTCGTCGGCGATGTGCCCAAAGGCCCGACGGACGAGTCAACCGTCATGCCGGTGCTCATCTACAGTTGGTCGAACAATGCCGAACGCGCTTGGGAGCCGATGACCTCGGCGATGATCGTTGTGCTTCTGGCGGTACTTCTACTGATGAATGGTTTGGTGGTATTTCTGAGACGCAGGTACGAGCGGAGATGGTAA